In Oryza sativa Japonica Group chromosome 3, ASM3414082v1, one DNA window encodes the following:
- the LOC4333855 gene encoding protein FAF-like, chloroplastic, which yields MSVAVCRGPAMPAFEPSTWLRAAAENTYSKPEVAVDDRPAQADIWNAIQADVVDKSATTGAKKAAAKPYVHPLVRRSSSLMSQKSLEVCTESLGSETGSGDFTASLDDVDMASLFGAPAAPASKRADQAAEDSFWQQSAAPEEAWERKELAAVNYHCSGGTRSPPRSFPPPLPSMSSRDAPCLQMRPRRQDGRLIVDAVVVRPRGYLHARRQGGRLLLSFVDCSAREQSAASKAAVATEKAPYFPVVDAKLDQDEEVAAEVEEDDEVEEEEEEVEVVDRGTVVEVKVSTQPQTPTAAKVHRSTLVINKFVGSTPLTVADLQPRCNADAACAAAAAAEATTDAPAPALRRVPSSTSTTTLAAAVAVASTSTDGDDDDDEPHHPPGAAAPAADTKQLLLFTSRCRDKQELLQSVRQCRQLRQKPLFILEPYCIATS from the coding sequence ATGTCTGTGGCGGTGTGCCGTGGCCCGGCCATGCCGGCGTTCGAGCCGTCCACCTGGCTGCGCGCGGCGGCTGAGAACACGTACAGCAAGCCGgaggtcgccgtcgacgaccgGCCGGCGCAGGCGGACATATGGAATGCTATCCAGGCCGACGTGGTGGACAAGTCGGCCACCACCGGCGCCAAGAAAGCCGCCGCCAAGCCGTACGTCCACCCGCTGGTGCGGCGATCTTCGAGCCTGATGAGCCAGAAGAGCCTCGAGGTCTGCACCGAGAGCCTCGGCTCCGAGACCGGCTCCGGCGACTTCACCGCGTCGCTGGATGACGTCGACATGGCCAGCCTCTTCGGCGCGCCGGCTGCGCCGGCGTCGAAGCGCGCGGATCAGGCGGCGGAGGACTCGTTCTGGCAGCAGAgcgcggcgccggaggaggcgtGGGAGAGGAAGGAGCTCGCGGCGGTGAACTACCACTGCTCGGGCGGGACGCGGTCGCCGCCACGCTcgttcccgccgccgctcccgtccatGTCGAGCCGCGACGCGCCGTGCCTGCAGATGCGCCCTCGCCGCCAGGACGGTCGCCTCATCGTCGACGCCGTGGTTGTCAGGCCCCGCGGGTACCTCCACGCGAGGCGCCAgggcggccgcctcctcctctccttcgtCGACTGCTCTGCTCGCGAGCAGAGCGCGGCGAGCAAGGCCGCCGTGGCCACCGAGAAGGCGCCCTACTTCCCGGTCGTGGACGCCAAGCTCGATCAGGacgaggaggtcgccgccgaagtcgaggaggacgacgaggtcgaggaggaggaggaggaggtggaggtggtcgACAGGGGCACCGTGGTCGAGGTCAAGGTGAGCACGCAGCCGCAGACGCCCACCGCGGCCAAGGTGCACCGCTCGACGCTCGTCATCAACAAGTTCGTCGGCAGCACGCCGCTGACCGTCGCCGACCTGCAGCCCCGGTGCAACGCCGACGCGGCatgcgcagccgccgccgccgccgaagcgaCGACAGACGCGCCGGCCCCGGCGCTTCGCCGCGTGccgtcctccacctccaccacgaCGCTGGCGGCCGCGGTCGCCGTGGCGTCGACCTccaccgacggcgacgacgacgacgacgagccgcaCCAcccgcccggcgccgccgcccccgccgccgacaccAAGCAGCTCCTCCTCTTCACCTCCCGCTGCCGCGACAAGCAGGAGCTTCTCCAGAGCGTGCGCCAGTGCCGGCAGCTGCGGCAGAAGCCCCTCTTCATCCTCGAGCCCTACTGCATTGCCACCTCCtaa